A single genomic interval of Euwallacea similis isolate ESF13 chromosome 2, ESF131.1, whole genome shotgun sequence harbors:
- the dila gene encoding centrosomal protein of 131 kDa produces the protein MLKSPENEQEKLKLNGDKINLEQRPPNKLITASAKSQAFLNKCFTRPVSALPSLPFDDKDDELSRRSHRPFSAGYIPKKAPYLFKGYLGSSLESFDEELPSTNLYKNLYSEQIKSWKSYKPIKTKGNSESSSDFPAVSKENTCELSSCSLSSDEATHNAEELTNESNGLLPGLVSKPPVPVKKLDISTSCFDTSPKSALNAYFDIKYDVLLMEDKTKSVTSCDPVAVNSNANIKDNEYFSFQSYDEKDGFESRNDSQIYEISETNVPIDDTETGTYQNWINKKVEKTESKTKYLQELKNDHEASTSNFTDNTKIVDKWAKKEESFPNISDLDLDEIFEDETDKKFEKFFELDLRKLNPGPLFSSVDNKTKITIKPKRNSTVLASYCTSKENDSAKKYSTQKSKLLPYKKSDQKPKFVVKQVKGGKDCSEATRKSPEVETWIARSPKEGETKKASFLDFLNNISEIEEFSGNGNTCSGKESTSKSREDEKVSSGESLDDIVSILEALENEDKKSHLKIASVKNLVDNTLNRYAVEDNGSDINHTNSSQMDDKPKENIVLNSNGLGSNNEDIKKNKDNNERCVTFSPVVTQRSFELHNDNDIPDSFFGNNNRPCKNKKDENDYNKALSWDSAFSNNTIGGNYNELLSFLDEMDRNSSKSILRAKENAALTANMEESSINLDTIPRLDDLSSLTKPELARHLIDLSLSLKDKTSSISLLQNELSTLREQIMKQNKDTEVLMKQKLKHQKDDYEGVVKRHQKFIDQLIADKRALNQQCEGLIQEMKVLEDRYNTNMKAQEHKHQVEFKKLKEMHVASEKIKRDRWIAGKTQKIKELTVKSIEPEIQSMEKRQQQELTDLRQLHKREIEDLELKSARKLQQQCESLREKLVEEREKALAHEREVMRQRYEKLVESEEKGYQEQRRRLQTDHATRIKECEEREAQALLEKEKAIRQAQQEFDDRTQVLIRRQANEIKLLKEASQMEFETWQSNFKKQQLNMLLEKEGAIREQCRRERDKEIENVIERLENDASENKAQMEQSTENRIKRLREKYEKEIKDLEIAEKESKTKFIDTKKKLLESEEIIIGLKATTKQLESQLSEFRQLSENFTKDKEDIKDLLRKEMNDEVRTLEKEIAHLKNNRDKEIQQLYSRIKVSVARKDEILNELQIEHKALQEKCIYLENMLEQQRKEYLIK, from the exons atgttaaagaGTCCCGAAAACGAACaggagaaattaaaattgaatggggataag ATTAATTTAGAACAGAGGCCACCCAACAAATTGATCACTGCAAGTGCTAAAAGCCAGGCCTTTTTAAATAAGTGTTTTACCAGACCGGTTTCTGCCTTACCTTCTTTACCTTTTGATGACAAA GACGATGAACTCTCTAGAAGGAGCCACAGGCCTTTTTCAGCTGGCTATATACCTAAGAAAGcgccatatttatttaaaggaTATTTAGGGAGTAGTCTAGAGAGCTTTGACG AAGAACTTCCTTCAACAaacttatacaaaaatttgtaCTCCGAACAAATCAAATCTTGGAAGTCATACAAACCGATCAAGACGAAGGGAAATAGTGAGAGCAGTTCAGATTTCCCAGCTGTAAGCAAAGAAAATACTTGCGAATTGAGCAGTTGTTCACTTTCTTCAGACGAAGCCACTCACAATGCTGAAGAATTGACTAATG AATCAAACGGGTTGCTGCCTGGCTTAGTCTCTAAGCCACCTGTACCagtgaaaaaattggacattaGCACTTCATGTTTTGATACTAGCCCAAAAAGTGCTCTTAATGCGTATTTTGATATAAAGTATGATGTACTATTAATGGAAGATAAAACTAAGTCTGTTACATCCTGTGACCCAGTTGCAGTAAACTCTAATGCAAACATCAAAGATAATGAGTACTTTTCCTTCCAATCTTATGACGAGAAAGATGGTTTTGAAAGTCGTAATGATTCacaaatttacgaaatttcaGAAACAAATGTTCCAATTGACGACACAGAAACAGGAACATACCAGAATTGGATCAATAAGAAGGTTGAGAAAACTGAATCTAAAACCAAGTACTTACAAGAGCTGAAGAATGATCATGAAGCGAGCACCTCCAATTTTACTGACAACACAAAAATTGTCGACAAATGGgctaaaaaagaagaaagctTCCCTAATATTTCCGACTTAGACTtagatgaaatttttgaagatgaaactgataagaaatttgaaaaattctttgaacTGGATTTGCGAAAATTGAATCCAGGGCCATTATTTAGCAGTGTGgataataaaaccaaaatcaCAATTAAGCCAAAACGTAACTCTACTGTTCTTGCTAGTTACTGTACTTCCAAAGAAAATGACAGTGCCAAGAAATATTCAacccaaaaatcaaaattactaCCATACAAGAAGTCTGACCAAAAGCCAAAATTTGTGGTCAAACAAGTTAAGGGTGGTAAAGATTGTAGTGAGGCTACGAGGAAATCTCCAGAAGTTGAGACTTGGATCGCTCGTAGTCCTAAGGAAGGTGAGACAAAAAAGGCAagttttctggattttttgaACAACATAAGCGAAATTGAAGAGTTTAGTGGCAATGGTAACACTTGCAGTGGCAAAGAATCTACAAGTAAAAGTCGGGAGGATGAAAAAGTTAGTTCTGGGGAGAGTTTGGATGATATTGTCTCAATTTTAGAGGCGTTGGAGAATGAGGATAAAAAGTCTC atttgaAAATAGCATCCGTAAAAAATTTGGTGGATAATACATTGAACCGGTATGCAGTTGAAGACAATGGGTCCGATATCAACCACACTAATTCTAGTCAGATGGATGACAAACCTAAAGAAAACATAGTTCTTAATTCCAATGGTCTCGGAAGTAATAATGaggacataaaaaaaaataaagacaaCAACGAGCGATGTGTAACATTTTCGCCAGTTGTAACTCAGAGAAGTTTTGAATTACATAATGATAATGATATTCCGGACAGTTTCTTCGGCAATAACAACCGGCCTTGTAAAAATAAGAAGGATGAGAATGATTATAACAAGGCATTAAGCTGGGATTCTGCCTTCTCCAATAATACCATTGGCGGTAATTACAA TGAACTACTTTCATTTTTGGATGAAATGGATAGAAATAGTTCGAAATCGATACTGAGGGCTAAGGAGAATGCGGCTTTAACTGCAAATATGGAGGAGTCATCCATTAACTTAGACACAATTCCTCg CTTAGATGATTTGAGCTCATTGACTAAACCAGAATTGGCTCGCCATTTAATTGACTTGAGTCTGAGCTTAAAAGACAAAACTTCTTCTATTAgtttattgcaaaatgaaCTATCTACTTTAAGAGAACAGATCATGAAACAGAATAAAGACACTGAAGTGCTCATGAAACAGAAACTTAAACATCAAAAAGACGATTATGAAGGAGTCGTAAAAAGACATCAGAAGTTTATTGATCAATTAATTGCAGACAAGAGAGCTTTAAATCAACAGTGTGAAGGACTAATACAAGAGATGAAG GTCTTAGAAGATCGATACAATACAAATATGAAGGCTCAAGAACATAAACATCAAGTAGAGTTCAAGAAGTTGAAAGAAATGCATGTAGCCAGTGAGAAAATTAAACGGGACCGATGGATTGCAGGAAAAACTCAGAAAATCAAG GAACTTACGGTAAAGAGTATAGAACCAGAAATCCAAAGTATGGAGAAGCGTCAGCAACAAGAACTTACAGATTTGAGACAATTGCATAAAAGGGAAATTGAAGATTTGGAGCTAAAGTCTGCAAGAAAGCTACAGCAACAGTGTGAATCCTTACGAGAGAAATTAGTTGAAGAAAGGGAAAAGGCCCTTGCACATGAAAGAGAAGTCATGAGGCAAAGATACGAGAAACTGGTTGAATCTGAAGAAAAAGGTTACCAGGAACAGAGAAGACGTCTACAAACTGATCATGCAACTCGAATCAAAGAGTGCGAAGAACGGGAAGCTCAAGCTTTGCTGGAAAAAGAGAAAGCTATCAGACAGGCACAACAAGAGTTTGATGATCGCACACAG GTCCTAATAAGGCGACAGGCTAATGAAATAAAGTTATTGAAGGAAGCCTCTCAAATGGAGTTCGAAACCTGGCAATCTAATTTCAAGAAGCAACAGCTTAATATGCTGCTAGAGAAGGAGGGTGCTATTAGGGAACAATGCCGACGAGAAAGGGataaggaaattgaaaacgtTATTGAGAGGTTGGAGAATGATGCAAGTGAGAATAAGGCGCAAATGGAGCAGAGCACTGAGAACAGAATAAA GCGACTTAGAGAGAAAtacgaaaaagaaattaaagatcTGGAAATAGCTGAAAAAGAGTCAAAAACTAAATTCATAgatacaaaaaagaaattacttGAAAGTGAAGAGATCATTATAGGTCTTAAAGCAACAACCAAACAATTGGAGAGCCAACTTTCCGAATTTAGACAA TTGTCGGAAAACTTTACTAAAGACAAGGAAGatataaaagatttattaagaaaagaaaTGAACGACGAAGTTCGCACTTTGGAAAAAGAAATAGCTCACTTGAAGAACAATCGTGATAAGGAGATCCAACAGTTATATTCTAG GATTAAAGTGTCCGTGGCCAGAAAAGATGAGATTTTAAACGAGTTGCAGATTGAACATAAAGCATTACAGGAGAAATGTATTTACCTGGAAAATATGCTCGAGCAGCAACGGAAAGAATATTTGATAAAGTAA